In Acidobacteriota bacterium, the following proteins share a genomic window:
- a CDS encoding ABC transporter permease, producing the protein MATSVHAPPGPVRLFVSEAGQISAFAMRAIRVAFQPPFELREVTHQISMAGWRSLPLVMTSGFAIGVVLSMHTRATMERFGAAAMIPAALATSLIAETGPLMTGLLVSGRVGAGIGAELGGMRVTEQIDALESLAVDSFHYLVVTRIIACMIALPILTTVMNASGMIGGFLAETAMSQVSLRLYLQAAFADIGFMDYILPTLKTVVFGFIIGTVSAYLGYTTTGGSEGIGRASTRSVVMSSMILIVVNVILVRIIFLLFPAGAL; encoded by the coding sequence ATGGCGACTTCAGTACACGCCCCGCCGGGCCCGGTCAGGCTATTCGTGTCAGAGGCAGGACAGATCAGCGCCTTTGCGATGAGAGCCATCCGGGTGGCGTTCCAGCCGCCCTTCGAGCTTCGAGAAGTCACGCATCAGATCTCCATGGCCGGCTGGCGCTCGTTGCCGCTGGTGATGACTTCCGGGTTCGCCATCGGTGTCGTGCTCTCCATGCACACACGGGCGACGATGGAGCGATTCGGCGCGGCCGCGATGATCCCGGCGGCCCTCGCGACGTCGCTGATCGCCGAGACCGGCCCACTGATGACTGGACTGCTTGTTTCCGGGCGCGTGGGTGCCGGCATTGGCGCCGAACTCGGCGGTATGCGGGTGACCGAGCAGATCGACGCGTTGGAATCGCTGGCCGTGGACTCGTTCCACTACCTGGTGGTCACGCGCATCATCGCCTGCATGATCGCGCTGCCGATTCTCACGACGGTCATGAATGCCTCCGGGATGATTGGCGGCTTCCTGGCCGAGACGGCGATGTCGCAGGTGTCGTTGCGGCTCTATCTCCAGGCCGCGTTTGCCGACATCGGCTTCATGGATTACATCCTGCCGACGCTGAAGACCGTCGTGTTCGGCTTCATCATCGGCACGGTGTCCGCCTACCTGGGATACACGACCACGGGCGGATCCGAAGGGATCGGCCGGGCGTCGACGCGCAGCGTCGTCATGTCATCGATGATCCTGATTGTCGTCAACGTCATCCTGGTCCGGATTATCTTCCTGCTGTTTCCGGCTGGTGCGCTATGA
- a CDS encoding MFS transporter, producing MTTAPDARQAHSESAAPNTPRKIPTRAVVSWVLYDLANTIFSMGVVSAYFSLWVRQEVGAQRADFVYGIITAISMGIIFVSSPLLGAMTDRARRRMPFLVISTLICVGFTTLLARGGFYLTALFFIIANVGYQAGLQFYDAMLPEVSHEGNRGKISGIGVGVGYLGSYIAVGLGMKQVFGSADLPLLFTMIAIFFLLFSIPCFVFVKERGNPHPRPVFSLRMVRESTRETIQTFRSGSAYPGLVRFLVGRVFYTDSINTVISIMFLYTINVAMNTGLTQSEGEEAGKMIMMTAITFAVVGGFAWGWLVDRIGPKRTLNYVLCMWTGVFLLAAAIGIFGLPLQVLYVVACSAGVALGGVWAADRPYMLRLTPPSRIGEFYGLYGMVGRFSAITGPLIWAGVTWLTVSVIGLPPRVGQGIGVLVLLGLIGLASVILQPVTDTPRQWTESERGETG from the coding sequence ATGACGACCGCCCCTGACGCGCGGCAGGCCCATTCCGAATCAGCCGCACCGAACACGCCGCGCAAGATCCCCACCCGCGCGGTCGTCAGTTGGGTGCTCTACGACCTGGCCAACACGATCTTCTCGATGGGCGTCGTGTCGGCGTATTTTTCGCTGTGGGTGCGCCAGGAAGTCGGGGCGCAGCGGGCCGACTTCGTGTACGGGATCATCACGGCCATCTCGATGGGGATCATCTTCGTGTCGTCACCGCTGCTGGGGGCGATGACCGACCGCGCCCGGCGCCGCATGCCCTTCCTCGTCATCAGCACCCTCATCTGCGTCGGGTTCACGACCCTGCTGGCGCGCGGCGGCTTCTATCTGACGGCGCTCTTCTTCATCATCGCGAACGTCGGCTACCAGGCGGGCCTGCAGTTCTACGACGCGATGCTCCCAGAGGTCAGCCACGAGGGGAACCGCGGCAAGATCAGCGGCATCGGGGTGGGCGTCGGTTATCTCGGCTCCTATATCGCGGTCGGTCTCGGGATGAAGCAGGTCTTCGGGTCGGCCGACCTGCCGCTGCTCTTCACGATGATCGCGATCTTCTTCCTGTTGTTCTCAATCCCCTGCTTCGTGTTCGTGAAAGAGCGCGGCAATCCGCATCCACGTCCGGTGTTCAGCCTGCGGATGGTGCGCGAGTCCACGCGCGAGACGATTCAGACGTTCCGATCTGGAAGCGCGTATCCGGGCCTGGTCCGGTTTCTGGTCGGGCGGGTGTTCTACACGGATTCCATCAACACGGTCATCTCGATCATGTTCCTCTACACGATCAACGTGGCGATGAACACCGGCCTGACCCAGTCGGAGGGCGAAGAGGCGGGCAAGATGATCATGATGACGGCGATCACCTTCGCGGTCGTCGGCGGCTTCGCCTGGGGATGGCTGGTGGACCGGATCGGTCCGAAGAGAACCCTCAACTATGTCCTCTGCATGTGGACGGGCGTCTTCCTGCTCGCGGCCGCCATCGGTATCTTTGGCCTGCCGCTGCAGGTGCTCTACGTCGTCGCCTGCTCGGCCGGCGTCGCGTTAGGCGGCGTGTGGGCCGCGGATCGCCCCTACATGCTGCGGCTGACGCCCCCCTCGCGGATAGGCGAGTTCTATGGGCTCTACGGCATGGTCGGGCGGTTCTCCGCCATCACGGGACCCCTGATCTGGGCGGGCGTGACCTGGCTGACGGTCTCGGTCATCGGCCTGCCCCCACGGGTGGGACAGGGCATCGGCGTGCTCGTGCTCCTTGGGCTGATCGGCCTCGCCTCCGTCATTCTGCAGCCGGTGACGGACACGCCCAGACAGTGGACCGAATCGGAGCGGGGAGAGACTGGCTGA
- a CDS encoding alanine--glyoxylate aminotransferase family protein, producing MELLLMTPGPTRVPERVLAAGAIPMIHHRTDEFGRMLGSVIEKLRPLFGTGGDILPVHSTGRGALEAAITNLCSPGDEIVVCCDGVFGEMWADIADAFGVVAHRISPDWGVAVDPADVETAFRAHPFARAVLLAHSDTSTGALNDVAAIARVAGRAGALVMVDGVSSIGGTPFRFDEWGVDLAITASQKCLMSSPGIAFVAISQRAWDAYSTARLPRSYFDFQAIRKTLARTRPETPSTTPVHLIAQVNAALELIEAEGLDQIFARHAEMARIARSRAASLGLSPQCPGLTNLSPTLTGLRVPDGVSPARIREQLKARGILVGPGLRRYEPTCFRIGHMGDIRPADVHRTMDALAEVLGAAGR from the coding sequence ATGGAGCTGTTGCTGATGACCCCCGGGCCGACCCGAGTGCCTGAGCGGGTTTTGGCGGCCGGCGCGATCCCGATGATTCACCATCGCACCGACGAGTTCGGCCGCATGCTCGGGTCGGTCATCGAGAAACTCCGGCCGTTGTTCGGGACGGGCGGAGACATTTTGCCAGTCCATTCGACAGGCAGGGGAGCGCTAGAGGCGGCGATCACCAACCTGTGCTCGCCCGGAGACGAGATCGTCGTCTGCTGCGACGGGGTGTTCGGCGAGATGTGGGCAGACATTGCCGACGCGTTTGGCGTCGTTGCCCATCGCATCAGCCCGGACTGGGGCGTGGCGGTGGATCCGGCCGACGTGGAAACCGCCTTCCGCGCGCACCCCTTCGCGCGCGCCGTGCTCCTCGCGCACAGCGACACATCGACAGGCGCGCTGAACGACGTCGCGGCGATCGCGCGCGTCGCCGGGCGCGCAGGCGCGCTTGTGATGGTGGACGGAGTCAGTTCGATTGGCGGCACGCCCTTCCGCTTCGACGAGTGGGGAGTCGACCTCGCCATTACCGCCTCGCAGAAGTGCCTGATGTCGAGCCCCGGCATCGCCTTCGTCGCTATCAGCCAGCGCGCGTGGGATGCGTATTCGACGGCTCGGCTGCCTCGCTCCTATTTCGACTTCCAGGCCATCAGGAAGACGCTCGCCCGGACGAGACCCGAGACGCCCAGCACGACACCCGTCCATCTGATCGCCCAGGTCAACGCCGCGCTCGAGTTGATCGAGGCCGAGGGGCTCGACCAGATCTTCGCGCGCCACGCGGAGATGGCCCGCATTGCGCGGAGTCGCGCCGCCTCGCTCGGGCTGTCGCCACAGTGTCCAGGATTGACCAATCTGTCGCCGACCCTGACGGGGCTGCGCGTGCCGGACGGGGTCAGCCCGGCGCGGATTCGCGAGCAGCTGAAGGCCCGCGGCATCCTGGTGGGGCCTGGGCTGCGCCGCTACGAACCGACGTGCTTCCGCATCGGCCACATGGGCGACATTCGCCCTGCAGATGTCCATCGCACGATGGACGCGCTGGCAGAGGTGTTGGGCGCGGCCGGGCGGTAG
- a CDS encoding dicarboxylate/amino acid:cation symporter, with amino-acid sequence MKQHTKILIGLLAGALCGVASQVSGGDWIARALISIEPLGTLFINLILMVVVPLIVGSVFVAMASLGERRRLGTLGGRTLGFFLTTTMIGAVIGMSVALLVRPGEGLDPAIRDGLAAQFEGNASRAAAANAAPGLIQLLLSMIPQNPFGAAARMELLPLVICTLIFGAAASQIPEERRQGMVRFFTGLNDTCMVVISWVMTLAPYAVFTLIGAMVARFGVDLLRHLIVYCLVVVAGLSLHLVVLAVAVRWLARMKVFDFVRGAAKALLVAFSTSSSSATLPVSIEVATKNLGVPAEVAAFVLPLGTTLNLNGAAVYKGATAVFIALVYGISLGPATCVTIVFAATLAAITGAGVPGSSLVTTLVVLNAIGLGPHAVSGIALVLGVDRLLDMLRTTVNLTSSLTCAVYVGRCEQRADVPVQSSSGAPRSHS; translated from the coding sequence ATGAAACAGCACACGAAGATCCTCATCGGCCTGCTGGCGGGCGCCTTGTGCGGCGTGGCTTCCCAGGTCTCGGGCGGCGACTGGATCGCTCGGGCGCTCATCTCGATCGAGCCGCTCGGCACCCTGTTCATCAACCTGATTCTGATGGTGGTGGTGCCGCTGATTGTCGGAAGCGTGTTTGTGGCGATGGCCTCCCTTGGCGAGCGCCGCAGGCTCGGGACGCTCGGCGGCCGGACGCTCGGCTTCTTTCTGACCACGACGATGATCGGGGCCGTGATTGGGATGTCGGTGGCGCTGCTGGTCAGGCCTGGTGAGGGACTCGATCCCGCGATTCGGGACGGGCTTGCCGCCCAGTTTGAGGGCAACGCGAGCCGAGCGGCGGCTGCCAATGCCGCGCCCGGACTGATTCAACTGCTGCTGTCGATGATCCCGCAGAACCCCTTCGGAGCGGCGGCCCGGATGGAGTTGCTGCCGCTGGTCATCTGCACGCTGATCTTCGGCGCGGCGGCCAGCCAGATTCCGGAGGAGCGGCGCCAGGGCATGGTGCGGTTCTTCACTGGCCTCAACGACACCTGCATGGTCGTTATCAGCTGGGTCATGACGCTGGCGCCCTACGCCGTGTTCACGCTGATTGGCGCCATGGTCGCCCGGTTCGGCGTCGACCTGCTCCGCCATCTGATCGTGTACTGCCTCGTGGTCGTCGCGGGCCTGTCACTCCACCTTGTCGTGCTGGCAGTCGCGGTCAGGTGGCTTGCGCGAATGAAGGTGTTCGACTTCGTCCGGGGCGCCGCGAAGGCCCTGCTGGTCGCGTTCTCGACTTCGTCTTCGAGCGCAACGCTGCCGGTCAGCATCGAGGTTGCGACGAAGAACCTCGGTGTGCCTGCCGAGGTGGCCGCCTTCGTACTGCCGCTTGGCACGACGCTCAATCTGAATGGGGCGGCTGTCTACAAGGGGGCGACGGCGGTGTTTATCGCCCTCGTGTACGGCATCAGTCTGGGGCCGGCGACCTGCGTGACGATTGTCTTCGCGGCCACGCTCGCGGCGATCACCGGCGCCGGAGTCCCTGGCTCTTCACTGGTCACCACGCTGGTCGTGCTGAACGCGATTGGCCTCGGGCCTCACGCCGTGTCCGGGATTGCGTTGGTTCTTGGGGTCGACCGGCTGCTCGACATGCTGCGGACGACCGTCAATCTGACGAGCAGCCTGACGTGCGCCGTCTATGTCGGCCGGTGCGAACAGCGGGCTGATGTCCCTGTTCAGTCTTCGTCCGGTGCCCCGAGGAGCCACTCGTAG
- a CDS encoding MlaD family protein: MASTDRAAMGAFVIGGLLLFGLGLFLIGDRRMLFSASHEYYTEFAQVSALEVGAKVRVGGMNAGEVIEIRVPRGPKSTFRVKFKIVEKLFSVVRLDSVASIATDGLLGNKFLLVDIGTTTLAPPGCTLPSREPFEIGDLLARIRSTVSNIDMTVGAVKGDVTNATQTVADTAKHVDQIVVAIQDPMDRFTIAVSRISEDAGAILARVRAGEGTLGRLVNDPAVYNSLSASATEVQRVMENVGQASSDVRALVSRFKSGDMPADIERTVKNVGESSERVKVLVSAFQPGPGGGDGAGADLRATLGSAREAMSDLAENLEALKHSFFFRGFFKDRGFYDLGSLSPVEYQSKQFESNVTKQRVWMRQDELFALKAGGGEELSDAGKARLDAVMANFLRFTKDRAIIVEGYVVAGTLDDQFLRSRERAMKVRTYLIRKFALSPDYVGAMPMGAVAAYGDGVALVLLKK, translated from the coding sequence ATGGCATCCACGGATAGAGCCGCGATGGGAGCGTTCGTGATTGGAGGCCTGCTGCTGTTCGGGCTGGGCCTGTTCCTGATCGGGGACCGGCGCATGCTGTTTTCCGCGAGCCACGAGTACTACACGGAATTTGCGCAGGTCAGCGCCCTCGAGGTTGGAGCGAAGGTCCGGGTTGGAGGCATGAACGCAGGCGAGGTGATCGAAATCCGCGTTCCCCGGGGGCCAAAATCCACCTTTCGTGTGAAGTTCAAGATCGTCGAGAAGCTGTTTTCCGTCGTTCGCCTCGACTCGGTCGCGAGCATCGCCACCGATGGCCTGCTCGGAAACAAGTTTCTGCTGGTGGATATCGGGACCACCACGCTGGCGCCGCCCGGATGCACGCTCCCGAGTCGGGAGCCCTTCGAGATTGGCGATCTCCTGGCCAGAATCCGGAGCACCGTCTCGAACATCGACATGACCGTCGGCGCCGTCAAGGGCGACGTTACCAACGCCACGCAGACCGTCGCCGACACGGCGAAGCATGTCGATCAGATCGTCGTCGCCATTCAGGATCCGATGGATCGATTCACGATCGCGGTGAGCAGAATCTCCGAGGATGCGGGCGCGATCCTGGCGCGCGTCCGGGCCGGCGAGGGCACGCTGGGCAGACTCGTGAACGATCCCGCGGTGTACAACAGTCTGTCGGCCTCGGCCACTGAGGTCCAACGAGTGATGGAGAACGTCGGCCAGGCGTCCTCGGACGTGAGGGCCCTGGTGTCGCGATTCAAGTCCGGAGACATGCCGGCGGACATCGAGCGGACCGTGAAGAATGTGGGCGAATCGTCCGAGCGCGTGAAGGTGCTGGTGTCGGCCTTCCAACCGGGGCCAGGAGGCGGGGACGGCGCAGGCGCAGATCTCCGAGCCACGCTCGGCAGCGCCCGTGAGGCCATGTCGGATCTCGCCGAGAATCTGGAGGCGCTGAAACACAGCTTCTTCTTCCGCGGGTTCTTCAAGGACCGCGGCTTCTACGATCTCGGGAGCCTCTCTCCGGTCGAGTATCAGTCCAAGCAGTTCGAAAGCAATGTGACCAAGCAACGGGTCTGGATGCGGCAGGACGAACTGTTTGCGCTCAAGGCCGGAGGCGGGGAGGAATTGTCGGACGCGGGAAAGGCACGACTCGACGCGGTGATGGCGAACTTCCTGCGGTTCACGAAGGATCGCGCGATCATCGTGGAAGGTTATGTCGTGGCCGGCACGCTGGACGATCAGTTCCTGCGCTCGCGTGAGCGTGCAATGAAGGTGCGGACGTACCTCATCAGGAAATTCGCGCTCAGTCCGGACTACGTCGGGGCCATGCCGATGGGAGCGGTCGCGGCGTACGGGGACGGCGTTGCCCTCGTGCTCCTGAAGAAATAA
- a CDS encoding RraA family protein, with protein sequence MYTIGPTQEGPIIQHTGKIGFRIFTDPDRPDPSLVQQFVGLASSNLADAMGRFHFMDPGIRMRTGLPLCGVAVTVMARPADNLMVHKAMEVAHPGDIIVVNTSGNTTSAVFGELMGNSAIAARLGGLVVDGAIRDVSALTELGFPAFSRSVSAGGCDKDGPGEINVPIACGNTVVRPGDIIVGDDDGAVVVPREDAEQVLTLVRALKEREARRVAEIRGGVVFKAEINDTLRAKGVV encoded by the coding sequence GTGTATACTATCGGCCCGACACAGGAGGGGCCGATCATTCAGCACACAGGCAAAATAGGCTTCCGGATCTTCACTGATCCGGATCGCCCCGATCCGTCGCTGGTTCAGCAGTTTGTCGGGCTGGCCTCGTCAAATCTCGCCGACGCGATGGGGCGATTTCACTTCATGGATCCCGGCATCAGGATGCGGACCGGACTGCCTCTATGCGGTGTCGCGGTTACGGTGATGGCGCGCCCAGCCGACAACCTGATGGTCCACAAGGCGATGGAGGTTGCTCATCCCGGCGACATCATCGTCGTGAACACGAGCGGCAACACCACCAGCGCCGTGTTCGGCGAATTGATGGGCAACTCCGCGATCGCGGCGCGACTGGGCGGTCTGGTCGTCGACGGCGCCATTCGGGATGTGAGCGCCCTGACGGAACTCGGGTTTCCGGCCTTCAGCCGATCGGTGTCGGCCGGGGGCTGCGACAAGGACGGCCCTGGTGAGATTAACGTCCCGATCGCCTGCGGCAACACGGTCGTCAGGCCCGGCGACATTATCGTCGGCGACGACGACGGTGCCGTCGTCGTGCCGCGCGAGGATGCCGAACAGGTGCTCACGCTGGTCCGTGCGCTGAAGGAGCGCGAGGCCAGACGCGTCGCGGAGATTCGCGGCGGCGTCGTGTTCAAGGCCGAGATCAACGACACGCTGCGGGCGAAGGGAGTGGTGTGA
- a CDS encoding aconitase/3-isopropylmalate dehydratase large subunit family protein translates to MPGKTISEKILSRASHSDARAGDLVICDVDVAMGTDGSVPMALDYFDQMDGRRVFDPARLVFVFDHYAADPMAATFSLQARAREFATRHGAVLYDCGDGVCHQLMVESGRTRPGGLIVGADSHSVTGGALNAFATGIGSSDLAATMISGRIWLRVPETIQITLTGAAAAGVYAKDIALALARRLGADGAAYQALEFDGPGAGLLEIEDRLVLSNMSVEMGAKAGIFRADAKTERYLASRAGEPFTPIEPDADAVYASRIQLDLAELEPCIAMPHQVDRVVAVGQAAGTPVHMVLVGTCTGGRVCDIHQAARILVAAGRIAPGVHVVIAPASREVETRLRADGTLDRIGAMGATIIPPGCGPCCGTAPPIPARGANVISTANRNFKARMGNATASIYLASPATAAASAVRGRITDPREFAEALT, encoded by the coding sequence ATGCCGGGTAAGACCATCAGCGAGAAGATCCTGTCGCGCGCCTCGCACAGCGATGCCCGTGCCGGAGACCTCGTCATCTGCGACGTGGACGTCGCGATGGGGACCGACGGTTCTGTTCCCATGGCGCTCGACTACTTCGACCAGATGGACGGTCGCCGCGTCTTCGATCCGGCGCGCCTCGTGTTCGTGTTCGACCACTACGCGGCCGACCCGATGGCGGCGACCTTCTCCCTGCAGGCGCGCGCCCGGGAATTCGCGACCCGCCACGGCGCGGTCCTCTATGACTGCGGTGACGGCGTCTGTCATCAACTGATGGTCGAATCGGGACGCACGCGTCCTGGCGGCTTGATCGTCGGGGCGGACAGCCACTCGGTGACCGGAGGCGCGCTCAACGCGTTCGCGACGGGCATCGGTTCATCGGATCTTGCCGCGACGATGATCAGCGGACGCATCTGGCTGCGGGTGCCAGAGACGATCCAGATCACGCTGACCGGGGCTGCCGCGGCCGGGGTGTACGCAAAGGACATCGCGCTGGCGCTGGCCCGGCGTCTTGGCGCAGATGGAGCGGCCTACCAGGCGCTCGAGTTCGACGGACCGGGCGCCGGTCTCCTCGAGATCGAGGATCGGCTCGTGCTCAGCAACATGTCGGTCGAGATGGGCGCGAAGGCGGGAATCTTTCGCGCCGATGCGAAAACCGAACGCTACCTCGCCTCCCGCGCCGGCGAGCCTTTCACGCCGATCGAGCCGGACGCCGACGCGGTCTATGCCAGCCGGATTCAGCTCGATCTGGCCGAACTCGAACCCTGCATTGCGATGCCTCATCAGGTTGATCGGGTTGTTGCCGTCGGCCAGGCGGCCGGGACGCCGGTCCACATGGTCCTCGTCGGCACCTGCACGGGCGGCCGGGTCTGCGACATCCATCAGGCGGCCCGTATCCTCGTGGCCGCCGGGCGAATTGCGCCGGGAGTTCACGTGGTCATCGCGCCGGCGTCGCGCGAGGTCGAGACGCGACTGCGCGCCGACGGCACATTGGACCGGATCGGCGCGATGGGCGCGACGATTATTCCCCCAGGCTGCGGGCCGTGCTGCGGCACCGCTCCTCCCATTCCCGCTCGCGGCGCGAACGTGATCTCCACGGCGAACCGGAACTTCAAGGCCCGGATGGGGAACGCGACCGCGTCGATCTACCTCGCGTCACCTGCGACCGCGGCCGCATCGGCTGTCAGAGGCCGAATCACCGACCCGCGCGAGTTCGCGGAGGCGCTGACATGA
- a CDS encoding alpha-IPM isomerase — protein MTIELDGRAVVLGDDVNTDYIISSSRKKDSLDPGVLRHFLFESVDPLLAASIRPGDLLVAGRNFGCGSAMEVAVTAVLAAGIRAVLARSFARTYYRNAINNGLIPIECDTTGIANGARLQVLIEERGARVVDRTDGRRIDGHPLPAIVLQILDEGGLVPYFRKRHDFTIP, from the coding sequence ATGACCATTGAACTCGATGGCCGCGCCGTTGTCCTCGGCGATGACGTGAACACCGACTACATCATTTCGTCGAGCCGGAAGAAGGACTCGCTCGATCCTGGCGTGCTGCGGCACTTCCTGTTCGAATCGGTGGATCCCCTCCTGGCCGCTTCCATCAGGCCGGGCGATCTCCTGGTGGCGGGACGGAATTTCGGCTGCGGTTCGGCGATGGAGGTGGCGGTGACCGCCGTGCTGGCCGCCGGCATTCGCGCGGTGCTGGCGAGGAGTTTCGCGCGCACCTATTATCGCAACGCGATCAATAACGGCCTGATTCCGATCGAGTGCGACACCACCGGGATTGCCAACGGCGCGCGGCTCCAGGTCCTGATCGAGGAGAGAGGCGCAAGAGTCGTCGATCGGACTGACGGCCGGAGGATCGACGGACATCCGCTTCCGGCGATCGTGCTCCAGATCCTTGACGAGGGCGGACTCGTCCCGTACTTCCGGAAGCGCCACGACTTCACCATTCCATGA
- a CDS encoding SpoIIE family protein phosphatase — MSTGSDNGMTSQVQPTAAFLTALLDSINDGVIVADLDGRFLIFNAAARRILGQGPLQVPISKWTASYGAFLDDMVTPYPPERLPLARALRGETVAESSVFIRNGDESDGVWLSINASPLRGDAGEVTGGVIVFRDVTASRRELERVRFLSTVVEQTADAVIVTNPRGVVEYVNPAVERVTGFQPADMIGKTPQVLKSGLHSDEFYSQMWSTLLRGEVFRGTLINRKKASREVYYSEQTITPIVDSAGRISSFVSVGKDLTEMRRSLERDQKLRLARSVQQRMHPAAPPGICGFDVAGSAFMADETGGDYYDFLSLPDGCLGLAVGDVSGHGFDTALVMVQTRAALRTIAGSHTDPGLILAQMNANLLTEVAEAQYVTLVLACLNAQTRTMHYSSAGHTTGYLLSACGDIKREITSTGVPLGLFPEQVYESVVAPDLQRGDVLALITDGISESFTRDDVPFGSLGALEVIRRHIHEPAAEIVNHVYRAAREFCDGPQCDDMTAVVCKVGDCA, encoded by the coding sequence ATGTCCACAGGCTCCGACAACGGCATGACCTCCCAAGTTCAGCCTACCGCGGCCTTTCTGACCGCGCTGCTCGACAGCATCAACGATGGAGTGATCGTCGCCGACCTGGACGGCCGGTTCCTGATTTTCAACGCGGCCGCACGCCGCATCCTCGGCCAGGGTCCCCTGCAGGTGCCGATCTCGAAGTGGACCGCTTCGTACGGCGCCTTTCTCGATGACATGGTCACACCCTATCCGCCCGAGCGACTTCCGCTGGCCCGAGCCCTTCGCGGCGAAACGGTCGCGGAGAGTTCCGTGTTCATCAGAAACGGGGACGAGTCGGATGGGGTCTGGCTCAGCATCAACGCGAGTCCCTTGCGGGGCGATGCCGGTGAGGTGACCGGCGGTGTCATCGTCTTCCGGGACGTCACGGCGAGCAGGCGCGAACTCGAGCGCGTGCGGTTTCTGTCAACGGTGGTTGAGCAGACCGCCGACGCCGTGATCGTCACCAATCCCCGCGGCGTCGTCGAGTACGTCAATCCCGCGGTCGAGCGCGTGACCGGGTTTCAGCCTGCAGACATGATCGGCAAGACGCCGCAGGTCTTGAAGTCTGGGCTTCACAGCGACGAGTTCTACTCCCAGATGTGGAGCACGTTGCTCCGGGGCGAGGTGTTCCGGGGAACGCTCATCAACCGCAAGAAGGCGAGCCGTGAGGTCTACTACTCGGAACAGACGATCACCCCCATCGTGGATTCGGCCGGGCGCATCTCGAGTTTCGTGTCGGTCGGCAAGGACCTGACCGAAATGCGCCGATCGCTCGAGCGCGATCAGAAGCTTCGACTCGCGCGGTCGGTCCAGCAGCGGATGCATCCGGCCGCACCGCCCGGAATCTGCGGATTCGACGTGGCGGGCTCGGCGTTCATGGCGGACGAGACTGGCGGCGACTACTACGACTTCCTCTCGCTGCCAGACGGCTGCCTGGGACTGGCCGTGGGAGATGTCAGCGGTCATGGGTTCGACACCGCACTGGTCATGGTTCAGACGCGCGCAGCGCTCCGGACCATTGCCGGTTCACACACCGACCCGGGTCTCATCCTGGCCCAGATGAACGCAAATCTCTTGACCGAGGTTGCCGAGGCGCAGTACGTCACTCTGGTGCTGGCATGCCTCAACGCTCAGACCCGCACGATGCATTACTCCAGTGCGGGCCACACGACGGGGTATCTGCTGTCGGCCTGCGGCGACATCAAGCGCGAGATCACCAGCACGGGCGTGCCCCTTGGCCTGTTTCCCGAGCAGGTCTACGAATCGGTTGTCGCGCCGGACTTGCAGCGAGGCGACGTGCTGGCGCTCATCACGGATGGCATCAGCGAGAGTTTCACCCGCGATGATGTGCCGTTCGGGTCGCTCGGGGCGCTGGAGGTCATCCGGCGGCACATCCACGAACCGGCTGCCGAGATCGTCAATCACGTGTATCGCGCGGCCCGCGAGTTCTGCGATGGTCCGCAGTGCGACGACATGACGGCCGTGGTGTGCAAGGTGGGTGATTGCGCCTAG
- a CDS encoding ATP-binding cassette domain-containing protein: MTPAGPAIRFDHVTKAFDDDVILDDVSFDVPRGTACCIMGRSGTGKSVTLKLLMGLLKPDAGHIYVNQTPIEALDSAGLVDVRKTMGFLFQYSALFDSLSVADNVAFPLRRHTRMSEAEIARSVRERLADVGLEADLDKMPLDLSGGMQKRVGLARAMALKPSILLVDEPGSGLDPITTREIDALLMDLKSSSRTTLVVVTHSVPGARSLGDNLIILHKGHIAAQGTADELDRSRDEIVRQFMSSATEGEHGIHG, encoded by the coding sequence ATGACTCCGGCCGGCCCCGCGATCCGCTTCGACCACGTGACCAAGGCGTTCGATGACGACGTGATCCTGGATGACGTCTCCTTCGACGTGCCTCGTGGCACCGCGTGCTGCATCATGGGGCGCAGCGGGACTGGAAAGAGCGTCACGTTGAAGCTGCTGATGGGCTTGTTAAAGCCGGATGCCGGACACATCTACGTGAACCAGACCCCGATTGAAGCCCTCGATAGTGCCGGCCTGGTGGACGTGCGAAAGACGATGGGGTTCCTCTTTCAGTACTCCGCGCTCTTTGATTCGCTCTCGGTCGCCGACAACGTCGCGTTTCCGCTTCGCCGCCACACACGGATGTCCGAGGCGGAGATCGCGCGTTCGGTTCGCGAGAGGCTGGCGGACGTCGGGCTCGAAGCCGATCTCGACAAGATGCCGCTCGACTTGTCGGGAGGCATGCAGAAGCGGGTGGGGCTGGCGCGGGCGATGGCGCTGAAGCCGTCCATCCTGCTTGTCGACGAGCCAGGCAGTGGCCTCGACCCCATCACGACGCGGGAAATCGACGCGCTCCTGATGGACCTGAAGTCGTCGAGCCGCACGACGCTGGTGGTTGTGACACACAGCGTGCCCGGCGCGCGAAGCCTCGGCGACAACCTGATCATCCTGCACAAGGGACACATCGCCGCCCAGGGCACGGCCGACGAGCTGGACCGGAGCCGGGACGAGATCGTCCGGCAGTTCATGAGTTCAGCGACGGAGGGCGAGCATGGCATCCACGGATAG